A genomic window from Candidatus Zixiibacteriota bacterium includes:
- a CDS encoding isochorismatase family protein: MSTLEDKTATWLKEIAPYNIRRFPLRRDNCALLIIDMQNYFVAEDGGMFIPASHEILPNIIKLQQAFRGKNRPVIFTSHSHYSPELDGGNLTWWWDSYCEAGSYGAEIYPDIKPLENERVVHKHRYSAFEGTDLQIILHSLGITDLVITGVMTNLCCETSARDAFNKDYRVQFICDAVATANDDMHLATLKNISFGFAPVVTAIEVIEHLG, encoded by the coding sequence ATGTCAACACTCGAGGATAAAACCGCAACATGGCTGAAGGAAATCGCGCCTTACAATATCCGGCGTTTTCCGCTCAGGCGCGACAACTGCGCTCTGCTCATAATCGATATGCAGAATTATTTCGTGGCCGAGGACGGCGGGATGTTTATTCCGGCTTCTCACGAGATCCTGCCGAATATCATCAAACTTCAACAGGCGTTTCGTGGCAAAAACAGGCCGGTCATATTCACTTCGCATTCTCACTATAGCCCGGAACTTGACGGTGGTAACCTGACATGGTGGTGGGACAGCTACTGCGAGGCTGGAAGCTACGGGGCCGAGATCTATCCCGACATCAAACCACTCGAAAATGAACGGGTGGTGCACAAGCATCGCTATTCGGCATTCGAGGGCACCGACCTGCAGATCATCCTGCATTCACTCGGGATAACCGACTTGGTGATAACCGGTGTGATGACCAACCTGTGTTGTGAAACCAGCGCGCGCGACGCTTTCAACAAAGACTACCGGGTTCAGTTCATTTGCGATGCTGTCGCTACTGCCAATGATGATATGCACCTGGCTACGCTCAAAAATATCTCTTTCGGCTTCGCTCCGGTGGTAACCGCCATAGAGGTAATCGAACATCTCGGCTGA